The bacterium genome has a segment encoding these proteins:
- a CDS encoding alanine--glyoxylate aminotransferase family protein has protein sequence MKKYLMTPGPTTIPEDVLLEMAKPIIHHRTGEYQEIIKRVSEDLKYIFQTQNPVLMFASSGTGGMEASVCNLLSQSDIALVVESGKFGERWGEICKAYKIQTEIIKVEPGDSVSPLEIKERLSKKKFSALFTTLCETSTGALTDIEAIGEITKKLDTLFVVDAISGLCADEFLQDSWKVDVCVSSSQKGLMLPPGLSFVSLSKKAQEKIEKGDLPKYYFSFKKALKAYENNDTPFTPAISLVRGLATALSKIRKEGIENIIKRHKRLAEATRNAVSALGLTLFAKNPSNAVTSVLAPDGIPAKNITSRIKNTYGVNIAKGQGKLEDVIFRIAHLGYVDKFDIITTISALEMTLSDLGFPVKLGLGVGEIEKALKE, from the coding sequence ATGAAAAAATACCTTATGACACCAGGACCTACAACCATCCCAGAAGATGTCCTCTTGGAGATGGCAAAGCCTATTATCCATCACAGGACAGGAGAATATCAGGAGATTATAAAAAGGGTTTCTGAGGATTTAAAATACATCTTTCAAACCCAAAACCCTGTGCTTATGTTTGCCTCATCTGGAACAGGTGGGATGGAGGCATCTGTTTGCAACCTTTTGTCGCAATCTGATATTGCATTGGTAGTTGAGAGTGGAAAATTTGGGGAAAGATGGGGTGAGATTTGTAAGGCATATAAAATTCAAACCGAGATAATTAAGGTAGAGCCAGGGGATTCCGTTTCTCCTCTTGAAATAAAGGAGAGGCTTTCAAAAAAGAAATTCTCTGCTTTATTTACAACCCTTTGCGAGACATCAACCGGAGCCTTAACAGACATTGAGGCAATTGGAGAGATAACAAAGAAGCTTGATACACTTTTTGTGGTTGACGCAATCTCTGGGCTTTGTGCAGACGAATTCTTACAGGATAGCTGGAAGGTTGATGTTTGTGTATCTTCTTCTCAAAAGGGTCTTATGCTTCCACCCGGGCTTTCCTTTGTATCCTTAAGCAAAAAGGCACAAGAAAAAATAGAAAAGGGAGACCTTCCAAAGTATTACTTTTCTTTCAAAAAAGCCCTTAAGGCTTATGAGAACAATGATACGCCATTTACACCAGCGATTAGCCTGGTTAGGGGATTAGCAACAGCATTAAGTAAGATAAGAAAAGAGGGGATTGAAAATATAATAAAGAGGCATAAAAGATTAGCAGAGGCAACAAGAAATGCTGTTTCTGCCTTAGGCCTTACCCTATTTGCAAAAAATCCATCAAATGCAGTTACCTCTGTTTTGGCTCCCGATGGCATCCCGGCAAAAAATATAACCAGCAGGATAAAGAATACCTATGGTGTGAATATTGCAAAGGGTCAGGGTAAGCTAGAGGATGTAATATTTAGAATTGCCCATCTTGGCTATGTAGATAAATTTGATATTATAACCACGATTTCTGCTTTGGAAATGACCCTCTCTGACCTTGGTTTTCCTGTTAAGCTTGGCTTAGGTGTTGGTGAGATAGAAAAGGCTTTAAAAGAATAA